In Paraburkholderia phenazinium, one DNA window encodes the following:
- a CDS encoding RNA pyrophosphohydrolase: MLDREGFRPNVGIILLNAHNEVFWGKRLREHSWQFPQGGIKYGETPVQAMYRELHEETGLLPEHVKIIGRTRDWLRYEVPDKFIKREVRGHYRGQKQIWFLLRMVGRDCDICLRACDHPEFDAWRWNEYWVPLDCVIEFKRDVYQLALTELSRFLRRAAPRSEKPGGHHGPRYPRIASTATELQEMSVTTVTVETTIRTTIESDCGPADNTLTQPGLRD; the protein is encoded by the coding sequence ATGCTGGATCGTGAAGGCTTTCGCCCGAACGTCGGCATCATCCTCTTGAACGCGCACAACGAGGTGTTTTGGGGCAAACGGCTCCGTGAACATTCCTGGCAGTTTCCGCAAGGGGGCATCAAGTACGGTGAAACCCCAGTGCAAGCGATGTATCGGGAGTTACACGAAGAAACCGGCTTGCTTCCGGAGCACGTCAAGATCATCGGTCGCACGCGCGACTGGTTGCGCTATGAGGTGCCGGACAAGTTCATCAAGCGTGAAGTACGCGGTCATTACCGCGGCCAGAAACAGATCTGGTTCCTGCTACGGATGGTAGGGCGCGACTGCGACATTTGCCTGCGCGCCTGCGATCATCCGGAGTTCGATGCGTGGCGCTGGAACGAGTACTGGGTGCCGCTCGACTGTGTGATCGAGTTCAAGCGGGATGTATATCAGTTGGCGTTGACGGAACTATCCCGTTTTCTGCGCCGTGCTGCGCCGCGTTCGGAAAAACCTGGCGGCCATCACGGGCCTCGCTATCCACGGATAGCGTCGACCGCGACGGAACTGCAGGAGATGTCGGTAACGACCGTGACGGTCGAGACTACGATTCGCACGACGATCGAGTCCGATTGCGGCCCTGCCGACAACACCCTGACCCAGCCGGGTCTGCGCGACTAA
- a CDS encoding CNP1-like family protein: MKALALVVACVATGALLAGCSSTPKPTNKDDSAFTYLFDRTSNWKENNVDTLPSLPLASNLIPFDVSGNTPLTFAVDAKSLSVGNDGVVRYTVVVTSPSGAHNVNYEGIRCDTYEWRQYAALNADHDGWDSTVATPFARIEDSALNGYQASLYQDYFCANKAPTGAAKLILENMRYKKTAASQIR, from the coding sequence TTGAAAGCACTTGCTCTCGTCGTGGCGTGCGTCGCCACCGGCGCCCTGCTGGCTGGTTGTTCGAGCACACCCAAACCCACCAACAAGGATGACAGCGCGTTTACGTATCTGTTCGACCGCACGTCCAACTGGAAGGAAAACAACGTAGACACGTTGCCGTCGCTGCCGCTGGCGTCCAATCTGATTCCGTTCGATGTGTCCGGCAACACGCCGCTGACCTTCGCGGTGGACGCGAAGTCGCTGTCGGTCGGCAATGATGGCGTGGTGCGCTACACGGTGGTGGTGACGAGCCCGAGCGGCGCGCACAACGTGAACTACGAAGGGATTCGCTGCGATACGTACGAGTGGCGCCAGTACGCCGCTCTCAATGCGGATCACGACGGCTGGGACAGTACTGTCGCTACGCCGTTTGCGCGAATCGAAGACAGCGCGCTGAACGGCTATCAGGCGTCGCTCTATCAGGACTATTTCTGCGCGAACAAGGCGCCGACCGGCGCGGCCAAGCTGATTCTCGAAAACATGCGCTATAAAAAGACCGCCGCCTCGCAGATTCGTTGA
- the proB gene encoding glutamate 5-kinase — MRSVIADSRRLVVKVGSSLVTNDGRGLDHAAIGRWAAQIAALRAQGKEVVLVSSGAIAEGMQRLGWTKRPREIDELQAAAAVGQMGLAQVYESRFAEHAIRTAQILLTHADLADRERYLNARSTLLTLLRLGVVPIINENDTVVTDEIKFGDNDTLGALVANLIEGDALIILTDQQGLFTADPRKDPSATLVQQADAGAPELETMAGGAGSSLGRGGMLTKILAAKRAAHSGANTVIASGREPDVLARLATGEAIGTQLIARTARMAARKQWMADHLQVRGHVVIDDGAVEKLTEGGKSLLPIGVVGVQGAFARGEVIACLSAAGREVARGLTNYSSAEAKLIQRRPSGDIEAVLGYMLEPELIHRDNLVLV; from the coding sequence ATGCGTTCCGTCATCGCAGACTCCAGGCGATTGGTAGTGAAAGTCGGGTCGAGCCTCGTCACGAATGACGGGCGCGGCCTCGATCATGCCGCGATCGGTCGCTGGGCGGCGCAGATCGCTGCGTTGCGCGCGCAAGGCAAAGAGGTCGTGCTGGTGAGTTCGGGGGCGATCGCCGAAGGCATGCAGCGGCTTGGCTGGACCAAACGTCCGCGCGAAATCGACGAACTGCAGGCGGCCGCCGCGGTGGGGCAGATGGGGCTCGCACAGGTGTATGAAAGCCGCTTTGCCGAACACGCCATCCGCACGGCGCAGATTCTGCTGACCCACGCCGACCTGGCCGACCGCGAACGTTATCTGAACGCGCGTTCCACCTTGTTGACGCTGCTGCGCCTCGGCGTGGTGCCGATCATCAATGAGAACGACACGGTCGTCACCGACGAAATCAAGTTCGGCGACAACGACACGCTCGGCGCGTTGGTGGCGAACCTGATCGAAGGCGACGCGCTGATCATCCTCACCGATCAGCAGGGGTTGTTCACCGCCGATCCGCGCAAGGATCCGTCCGCCACGCTCGTCCAGCAGGCCGACGCCGGGGCGCCGGAGCTCGAGACGATGGCCGGTGGCGCGGGGTCGAGTCTCGGCCGTGGCGGCATGTTGACCAAGATTCTCGCCGCCAAGCGGGCGGCGCATAGCGGCGCCAATACCGTGATTGCGAGCGGCCGCGAGCCGGACGTGCTGGCGCGTCTGGCCACGGGTGAGGCAATCGGCACCCAGCTGATTGCGCGCACCGCACGGATGGCGGCGCGCAAGCAATGGATGGCCGATCACCTGCAGGTGCGCGGGCACGTGGTGATCGACGACGGCGCGGTCGAGAAGCTGACGGAAGGCGGCAAAAGTCTGCTGCCGATCGGCGTGGTCGGCGTGCAGGGCGCGTTTGCACGCGGCGAGGTGATTGCCTGCCTCAGCGCGGCGGGCCGCGAGGTGGCGCGCGGCCTCACGAACTACAGCAGCGCCGAGGCCAAGCTGATTCAGCGTCGGCCGAGCGGCGATATCGAGGCCGTACTCGGTTATATGCTGGAGCCCGAGTTGATCCACCGCGACAACCTTGTGCTGGTCTGA
- the cgtA gene encoding Obg family GTPase CgtA produces MKFIDEARIEVIAGDGGDGSASMRREKFVPFGGPDGGDGGRGGSVYAVADRNINTLIDYRYAKKHLARNGENGRGADCYGKGGDDITLRMPVGTIISDMETGELIADLTEHNQSVQIAQGGAGGLGNLHFKSSTNRAPRQKTDGKPGERRMVRLELKVLADVGLLGMPNAGKSTFISSVSNAKPKIADYPFTTLAPNLGVVRVGPSRSFVIADIPGLIEGAAEGAGLGHQFLRHLQRTGLLLHIVDIAPFDEAVDPVVEAKAIVNELRKYDELLFEKTRWLVLNKIDMVPEDEREARVSAFLEGFGWDGPVFEISALTGQGCEALCYAVYDHIAAHSDAQRQAEAEDLAADVRFREKAAAAGSAEPTEPPAPQE; encoded by the coding sequence ATGAAGTTCATTGACGAAGCGAGGATTGAAGTCATCGCCGGCGACGGAGGGGATGGCAGCGCGTCGATGCGCCGCGAGAAGTTCGTCCCGTTCGGTGGCCCGGATGGTGGCGATGGCGGCCGCGGCGGTAGCGTCTACGCAGTGGCGGACCGCAACATCAACACCCTGATCGATTACCGCTACGCGAAGAAGCATCTGGCGCGCAACGGCGAAAACGGCCGCGGTGCGGATTGCTACGGCAAGGGCGGCGACGACATTACGTTGCGCATGCCGGTGGGCACGATCATCTCGGACATGGAAACCGGCGAACTGATCGCCGACCTGACCGAGCACAACCAGAGCGTCCAGATCGCGCAAGGCGGAGCGGGCGGCCTCGGCAACCTGCATTTCAAGTCCAGCACGAACCGCGCGCCGCGTCAGAAAACCGACGGCAAGCCGGGCGAGCGCCGGATGGTGCGTCTCGAGTTGAAGGTGCTGGCCGACGTCGGCCTGCTCGGCATGCCGAACGCCGGCAAGTCCACATTCATCTCGTCGGTGTCGAACGCGAAGCCGAAGATTGCCGATTACCCGTTCACCACGCTCGCGCCGAATCTCGGTGTGGTGCGGGTCGGCCCGAGCCGCAGTTTCGTGATCGCCGACATTCCCGGCCTGATCGAAGGCGCGGCGGAAGGGGCGGGCCTGGGTCACCAGTTCCTGCGCCATTTGCAGCGCACCGGCTTGCTGTTGCACATCGTCGACATCGCGCCGTTTGACGAGGCGGTCGATCCCGTCGTGGAAGCCAAGGCGATCGTCAACGAACTGCGCAAGTACGACGAATTGCTGTTCGAGAAAACGCGCTGGCTGGTGCTGAACAAGATCGATATGGTGCCGGAAGACGAGCGCGAAGCGCGCGTCTCGGCGTTCCTCGAAGGCTTCGGCTGGGACGGCCCGGTGTTCGAGATCTCGGCGCTGACCGGCCAGGGTTGCGAAGCGCTGTGCTACGCGGTGTATGACCACATTGCCGCCCATTCGGACGCGCAGCGCCAGGCCGAGGCGGAAGATCTGGCTGCAGACGTGCGTTTCCGCGAGAAGGCGGCAGCCGCAGGTTCGGCTGAGCCGACCGAGCCGCCTGCGCCGCAGGAATAA
- the rpmA gene encoding 50S ribosomal protein L27, which produces MAHKKAGGSSRNGRDSESKRLGVKVYGGQAINAGGIIVRQRGTRMHPGENVGIGKDHTLFALTDGHVNFSTKGAAKKHMVNVVPAAV; this is translated from the coding sequence ATGGCACACAAAAAGGCAGGCGGATCGTCACGTAACGGCCGCGACTCCGAGTCGAAGCGTCTCGGCGTGAAGGTTTACGGCGGTCAAGCCATCAACGCTGGCGGCATCATCGTGCGTCAACGTGGCACGCGTATGCACCCGGGCGAAAACGTCGGTATCGGCAAGGATCACACCTTGTTCGCGCTGACGGACGGCCACGTCAATTTCTCGACGAAGGGCGCAGCGAAGAAGCACATGGTCAACGTCGTCCCGGCAGCAGTCTGA
- the rplU gene encoding 50S ribosomal protein L21, translated as MYAVIKTGGKQYKVAVGEKLKVEQIPADIDAEITLDQVLAVGEGESIKFGTPLVSGASVKATVVSQGRHAKVTIFKMRRRKHYQKHGGHRQNYTELRIDAINA; from the coding sequence ATGTACGCGGTCATAAAAACCGGTGGCAAGCAGTATAAAGTTGCCGTCGGCGAAAAACTTAAAGTAGAACAGATACCGGCAGACATTGACGCTGAAATCACGCTCGACCAGGTTCTCGCAGTGGGCGAAGGTGAATCGATTAAGTTCGGTACGCCGCTGGTCAGTGGGGCTTCCGTCAAGGCTACCGTCGTGTCGCAAGGTCGTCACGCCAAAGTGACTATCTTCAAGATGCGTCGCCGGAAGCACTACCAGAAGCATGGCGGCCACCGCCAGAACTACACCGAACTGCGCATCGACGCGATCAACGCGTAA
- a CDS encoding polyprenyl synthetase family protein produces MSSTATPSPNAASLLAPIAEDMEQVNRVIRHRLASEVMLINQISEYIISAGGKRLRPALLLLVAGALGETTGYRHELAAVVEFIHTATLLHDDVVDESDLRRGRQTANALFGNAASVLVGDFLYSRSFQMMVGVGKMRVMEILAEATNIISEGEVLQLLNMHDADVDEARYMQVIRYKTAKLFEAAAQLGAVLAGVDATTEAAAAEFGRRIGTAFQIMDDWLDYTGTAESMGKNAGDDLREGKPTLPLIYLIERGTPEQSALAREAIEQGGTDRFETIFEAITRSGALDHTLECAKQEAQAAAAAISSFPDSIFKDSLLELCSYSTARQS; encoded by the coding sequence ATGTCGTCGACTGCCACCCCCTCTCCCAACGCCGCCAGCCTGCTCGCCCCGATTGCCGAAGACATGGAGCAGGTGAACCGCGTCATCCGGCACCGCCTGGCGTCCGAGGTGATGCTGATCAATCAGATTTCCGAGTACATCATCAGTGCCGGCGGCAAACGCCTGCGTCCCGCGCTGCTGTTGCTGGTGGCGGGTGCGCTGGGTGAAACCACCGGGTACCGGCACGAACTGGCCGCGGTGGTCGAATTCATCCATACGGCTACCCTGCTGCACGACGACGTGGTGGACGAATCCGATCTGCGGCGCGGCCGTCAGACCGCCAACGCCCTGTTCGGCAACGCCGCGAGCGTGCTGGTGGGCGATTTCCTGTACTCGCGCTCGTTCCAGATGATGGTCGGGGTCGGCAAGATGCGGGTGATGGAGATCCTCGCGGAAGCGACCAACATCATCTCCGAAGGCGAAGTCCTGCAGTTGCTCAACATGCATGATGCCGACGTGGACGAAGCCCGCTACATGCAGGTGATCCGCTACAAGACGGCCAAGCTGTTCGAAGCGGCCGCCCAGCTCGGCGCGGTCCTCGCCGGGGTCGACGCCACCACGGAAGCCGCCGCGGCGGAATTCGGCCGGCGCATCGGCACGGCGTTCCAGATCATGGACGACTGGCTCGACTACACGGGGACGGCGGAATCCATGGGCAAAAACGCCGGCGACGACCTGCGCGAAGGCAAGCCCACCCTGCCGCTCATTTACCTGATCGAACGCGGCACGCCGGAACAGTCGGCCCTGGCGCGCGAGGCGATCGAACAGGGCGGTACGGACCGGTTCGAGACTATCTTCGAGGCAATCACCCGCTCGGGCGCGCTGGATCACACGCTGGAATGCGCCAAACAGGAAGCCCAGGCCGCGGCCGCAGCAATTTCTTCGTTTCCCGATTCCATTTTCAAAGATAGCCTGCTAGAATTATGTTCTTACTCGACGGCAAGACAGTCTTGA
- the tssA gene encoding type VI secretion system protein TssA — MRDAIDFDLAGSISLDQTCGPDLEYDAAFISLQQAAVGIPEQQFGDTLIPATAPDWRHVEREAAGLLKRTTDLRIIALITLAWTEINGLAGYARGLALTADVLEQHWGTLHPRLETAGEFDPHLRINALAALTDPQTLARSVRAAPLLTWKSAPLSLRDAAAILENGKPSSASALPVASDSLQAELLVALRAAHTELEVVPRLLQTVERIRRQILAKLDAAWVPDLSAIENPLRVVYHAIRGALRDTPASPPAAQTASAPPAPPAPTTVPPTTPTGQSAAQNNAGHEGSWANTPIRSRDDVLLALDSACAYLERTEPGHPAPLLIRRAQRLMHMSFYEIVRDMAPAALPQLSMWSGQPDTASAHLNN; from the coding sequence TTGAGAGACGCTATCGACTTCGACCTCGCCGGCTCGATCAGCCTTGATCAGACTTGCGGCCCCGATCTTGAATATGACGCCGCGTTCATCTCGCTGCAACAGGCGGCCGTCGGCATACCGGAGCAGCAATTCGGCGACACGTTGATTCCCGCCACGGCGCCCGACTGGCGGCACGTCGAGCGGGAAGCCGCGGGTCTGCTGAAACGCACCACGGATTTGCGGATCATTGCCCTGATCACCTTGGCCTGGACGGAAATCAACGGGCTCGCCGGCTATGCGAGAGGCCTTGCGCTCACGGCCGACGTACTCGAGCAGCACTGGGGCACGCTTCATCCCCGTCTCGAGACGGCGGGCGAGTTCGATCCGCACCTGCGAATCAATGCCCTTGCCGCGCTGACCGACCCACAGACGCTCGCGCGCAGCGTACGTGCCGCGCCGTTGCTGACATGGAAATCCGCCCCGCTTTCGTTGCGCGACGCTGCCGCGATTCTCGAGAACGGCAAGCCTTCCTCAGCCAGCGCGTTGCCGGTGGCGAGCGATAGCCTTCAGGCGGAATTGCTCGTCGCTCTCAGGGCCGCGCACACGGAATTAGAGGTCGTGCCGCGCTTGCTGCAGACCGTTGAGCGGATTCGTCGGCAGATTCTCGCGAAGCTCGATGCCGCGTGGGTCCCCGATCTCAGTGCAATCGAAAACCCGCTAAGGGTGGTGTACCACGCCATCCGCGGCGCCCTGCGCGATACGCCGGCGTCGCCACCGGCCGCTCAGACCGCCTCGGCGCCGCCCGCGCCGCCAGCGCCCACAACCGTGCCCCCAACCACGCCCACGGGTCAGTCCGCTGCACAGAACAACGCCGGCCACGAAGGCTCATGGGCAAACACCCCCATACGCTCGCGCGACGACGTCCTGCTCGCATTAGATAGCGCCTGCGCCTACCTGGAACGGACTGAGCCCGGTCATCCGGCGCCCCTGTTGATACGCCGTGCGCAACGTCTGATGCACATGAGTTTTTACGAGATCGTCCGCGATATGGCGCCGGCTGCACTCCCCCAGCTAAGCATGTGGTCAGGTCAGCCTGACACGGCATCCGCTCATCTCAACAATTGA
- the tssB gene encoding type VI secretion system contractile sheath small subunit translates to MANSRALKASATGQKFIARNRAPRVQIEYDVEIYGSERKVEIPFVMGVIADLAGKSTRPLPDLEQRRFLEIDVDNFDERLKSIQPRVALHVANEISGDGLLAVDLSFESMEDFSPASIARQVPALNQLLEARLQLSNLLSYMDGKSGAEELITQTLKDPTLLRTIAGTSSSAADESQ, encoded by the coding sequence ATGGCCAATTCACGCGCCTTGAAAGCGAGCGCAACCGGGCAAAAATTCATCGCCCGCAACCGCGCCCCGCGGGTGCAGATCGAATACGACGTCGAAATTTACGGCAGCGAGCGGAAGGTCGAAATTCCGTTCGTGATGGGGGTGATCGCCGACCTGGCCGGCAAGTCGACCAGACCCTTGCCGGACCTCGAACAGCGCCGGTTCCTCGAGATCGACGTCGATAACTTCGACGAACGCCTCAAATCGATCCAGCCGCGCGTCGCCCTGCATGTGGCGAACGAAATCTCGGGCGACGGCCTGCTGGCCGTCGATCTCTCCTTCGAAAGCATGGAGGATTTTTCGCCGGCCAGCATCGCGAGGCAGGTGCCGGCTCTGAACCAGTTGCTGGAGGCCCGTTTGCAACTGTCCAATCTGCTTTCCTATATGGACGGCAAGAGTGGCGCCGAGGAGTTGATCACGCAGACCCTGAAAGACCCCACCTTGCTTAGAACGATCGCGGGTACGTCAAGCTCCGCGGCGGACGAGTCGCAGTAA